Proteins encoded in a region of the Triticum dicoccoides isolate Atlit2015 ecotype Zavitan chromosome 3A, WEW_v2.0, whole genome shotgun sequence genome:
- the LOC119267675 gene encoding eukaryotic translation initiation factor 3 subunit L-like, whose amino-acid sequence MASAYDREDGLAPPQQHGGGPADAYDPNYVPDSVKTFVVHLYRHIRDKNVYEIHQMYEGGFQRLSDRLFRDTPWPSAEAVAPYCDGDHVFLLLYRELWYRHAYARLSPLTASHRSESWNNYCDLFSVVLHGVVNMQLPNQWLWDMVDEFVYQFQSFCQYRAKLKNKTEDELQQLKQFDKAWNVYGVLNYLQALVEKSMIAQILEREKEGLESFTATDGYDYQGGSNVLKVLGYYSMIGLLRIHCLLGDYHTGLKCLAPINLNQQGVYTIVIGSHISTIYHYGFANLMMRRYVDATKEFNKILLYIIKYKQYHQKSPQYDQILKKNEQMYALLAICLSLCPQNKLIDENVSTQLKEKYNDKMTKMQRFDDEAYAAYDELFSYACPKFITPSPPVLDQPLTNYNQDAYRLQLKLFLYEVKQQQLLSGIRSYLKLYSAITITKLAQYMEMDEATLRSILMTYKHKMHAVDSNGKIVSSADFDFYINEDVIHVVESKSTKRHGDYFLRQILKFEETIAELDKVQLD is encoded by the exons ATGGCGTCCGCCTACGACCGGGAGGACGGCCTCGCGCCGCCGCAGCAGCACGGCGGCGGCCCCGCCGACGCCTACGATCCCAACTACGTGCCGGACTCGGTGAAGACCTTCGTGGTGCACCTGTACCGCCACATCCGCGACAAGAACGTCTACGAGATCCACCAGATGTACGAGGGCGGCTTCCAGCGCCTCTCCGATCGCCTCTTCCGCGACACGCCCTGGCCGTCGGCGGAGGCCGTGGCGCCCTACTGCGACGGCGAccacgtcttcctcctcctctaccGCGAGCTCTGGTACCGCCACGCCTACGCGCGCCTCTCCCCCCTCACCGCCAGCCATCGCTCCGAGTCCTGGAACAACTACTGCGACCTCTTCAGCGTCGTCCTCCACGGCGTCGTCAACATGCAGCTGCCTAACCAGTGGCTGTGGGACATGGTGGACGAGTTCGTCTACCAGTTCCAGAGCTTCTGCCAGTACCGCGCCAAGCTCAAGAACAAGACGGAGGACGAGCTACAGCAGCTAAAGCAGTTTGACAAG GCATGGAATGTCTATGGGGTTCTCAATTACCTGCAAGCACTCGTCGAGAAGTCCATGATCGCACAGATTCTGGAGAGGGAGAAAGAGGGGCTGGAGTCGTTTACTGCCACTGATGGGTATGACTACCAGGGTGGGAGCAATGTGCTCAAGGTCCTGGGTTACTACAGCATGATTGGGCTTCTCAGGATACACTGCCTTCTTGGTGATTACCACACTGGCCTCAAGTGCTTGGCACCGATCAACCTTAACCAGCAGGGGGTCTACACCATTGTGATTGGGAGTCACATCTCGACAATCTATCATTATGGATTTGCAAACCTTATGATGCGCAG GTATGTCGATGCTACCAAGGAATTCAACAAAATTCTGCTTTACATTATAAAGTATAAGCAGTACCATCAGAAATCCCCTCAGTACGACCAGATTCTGAAGAAAAATGAGCAGATGTATGCGCTGCTGGCAATTTGCCTATCTCTGTGTCCCCAGAACAAACTCATAGATGAAAATGTTAGCACCCAGCTGAAAGAAAAGTACAATGACAAAATGACAAAGATGCAGAGGTTTGATGATGAAGCATATGCTGCCTACGATGAGCTATTTTCGTATGCCTGCCCCAAGTTTATTACCCCATCACCTCCAGTTCTGGACCAGCCACTTACAAATTATAACCAG GACGCCTATCGGCTTCAATTGAAGCTGTTCCTGTACGAAGTGAAGCAGCAGCAGCTGCTTTCTGGGATCCGGAGCTATCTAAAGTTATACTCAGCAATAACCATCACCAAACTTGCCCAGTATATGGAAATGGATGAGGCAACACTTAG GTCTATCCTTATGACGTACAAGCACAAAATGCATGCAGTTGACAGTAATGGGAAAATTGTATCCAGTGCAGACTTTGATTTCTACATTAATGAG GATGTTATTCATGTCGTAGAGTCGAAGTCGACCAAGCGCCATGGTGACTACTTTTTGAGACAGATTTTAAAG TTTGAAGAAACCATTGCTGAATTGGACAAGGTACAGCTTGACTGA